GCAAATCTTCATCTTTAATCTCAGAGTTTATAAAATCTAAAAGCCCATTTTTAGACTCAAAAATTTGATCATTATAATTGATTGTCAAACCCTTATTTAAGCAAGCATAATGAAAAAATCTTCTTCTTAAAAAATCCTCGCTGTACTTATATCTGCCAAAAATCTCTACATCAGCTAAAAATTCAATATAAGTCCCATCCTGCTCATCAGATTGTCCCTCTGCAGTCTTCATCAAATTTCCTTTCGAGAAGAGTGCCTCAAAAAATTTGCCATCCCTTATAGACCTCACCAAAAATCTTGAGCTTAAAGCGTTAACAGCTTTAGTCCCAACCCCATTAAGCCCTACAGAAAATTGAAAAACATCATCATTATACTTAGCGCCAGTATTAATAACAGAAACACTCTCTACAATCTTTCCAAGAGGGATACCTCGACCATAATCTCTAACACCAATAATATTATTTTCTTTTCTGATAAAGATTTCCTTACCATACCCCATAATAAATTCATCAATTGAATTATCAATTATCTCTTTAATTAAAATATAAATACCATCATCAATATTAGAACCATCTCCTAATCTCCCAATATACATCCCAGATCGCAACCTAATATGCTCAAGGGAAGACAAGGTGATGATTTTACTCTCATCATAATTATTTGTCTTCATTTAAATTTCCATCAACATTATATTGAATTTGCATTTTCTCTAATTTTTTAACTATTATATCTCTAACAATAACAGGAAGATTTTCTTTCTCATCATTCTTTAACTCAGAAACATCTATTAAAGAATGAACATGAATATATATCGATAATCCTGAGTTTAATATAAAATGCTTAACAAAAAATTTATGTGTATTAAGCAGAGTAACAGGCCTAATTGGAACATTTGTCCTTAAAGCTAAATTCATAGCACCAACCTTAAAATTCCTTGTCTCTCCTCCTCGATTCCTAGTCCCTTCAGGAAAAATTCCAATAGCTTTCCCCTCTTTAATAACTTCCATCGCCTTTCTTTGAGCAATAGCAGAAGATTTTATACTACTCCTATTTACAAAAATAGTACCCAATGAAATTAATACAAAATTAACAAAAGGAATTCTAAAAAGTGATCTCTTAGCAATTACTACAAAAGGTTGCATAAATACATAAACTAGCAAAAGTGGATCCATTGCAGCAACATGATTAGCCACAATGACTACACTGCCCTTACGACATACATCATTATCTCGTGTAACAACAACCTTAATCCCAGCAAACCACAAGCTAGTCTTAATACCAAATCTAACCAACACAAAACTAAATCTTATAAAATAACTTTCAAATTTAAAAATGTTAAAGATTAAAAAAACCGGAAACAAAATAGTAAAGATCAAAAAGAAAAAAGAAACATTAATATAGGCAACAACACTTCTTAATACTTTCATAAAATCTACCCTAATTTCTCTAACCTCTCAAGCTTTAATTTCTGACCTTTAACTAAACTTACCTCATCTTTTAAAATTTTAATAGGATTAAGAATAATTGTAGAAAACTTTTGCTTCTGTACTATTCTTTCGCTATATTCAATAATAAAGGCCTCACTTATCTTACTCTCGTCTATACTAATCTCATATTCAAGAATTAAATTATTATTTAAACTAAAAACATTGAAAATTCCATAATAAATATTATCTTCAACAATATAAGTAAGATTAGGATAAGAAAAATCATAAACGATATCTTTATACACATAATTACCATTTGGAATAAAAAGAAATACTTTATTATCCTCAACTAAAATAGAATCATCAAATCTCTTAAAAACACCTGAGAATCCATACTGATCATACGCATTTGTTCCAGTATCAATTTTTACTTCAATATTATCATTATCTATAATTTTGATCCAAAAATTATAGACTATCAAATCTGAAAAAATAGATTTGGTACTAATATTAAGAGTATTATAAGCGGGCTTTGAGATATATTCAATGTTAGCAATTTCTTGAGCATTTTTCTTAAAAATACTAATTTCATTAAAATATCTGTCAAATGATAAAAATAAAACATCGTCAAGATTTGATTTGCCCAAGCTTCGATGTGAACTACTATCATACCAAACACCGTATAAAAATTTATAAACTTCATCCTTGGTCAAGTTCTTTAAAGTTTTATACACATTGTTATCCATTCGCCTAACTTTCTCACTAGCAGATAAAGGATAGTACTTCTTTTGCAATTGAGAATATTCATATCTTTCCATTCTACTCACCATTAAATCTTCTCCCTGCTTTTCATACTTTTCCAAAGAAATAGAATAACTTTCTCTTGACTTTTTATTATCATAATCGGAAGACCTGTCATACTTATTGATAATAATACTTCCATTCACTTTATCAAAAAAAATAGGTCTATATGATGAAACATCATTAGCGACTGCTTTTTGAAAAACATACAAAACAGACTCTTCTTTCAGAAATCCTTGCACAACTATATCGAAATCATAATCACCAGTAATATCTTCAAGATACATATTGTAAGAATTTGTAGAATCAATATCTACTTGCGTTTTAAAAAGAACTAGAGCCTCATGAGTCTTTGGATTAAAACCGATAATAAATAGATAAGTTTTAAGATCTGCAAAGTCCTGTGCCAAAACCACTTGCTCAAAATAAACATCTAAATTTAAATTTTCCTGCTGAACTGAGAGAATATTGTAGCCCTTAAGGTCAATAAAAGCAGCAAAATCATCTTTTCCATTACTTCCTCCCAATATATCTACACCAGAATAATGTACCTCACTAGATTTTTTTATCTCTTTGTTAAATACAATAAAATCTCTCTTGTCTTTATTACAAGACAATAAA
The sequence above is drawn from the Candidatus Borreliella tachyglossi genome and encodes:
- a CDS encoding pallilysin-related adhesin, producing MCLKTLIISLFFVLLSCNKDKRDFIVFNKEIKKSSEVHYSGVDILGGSNGKDDFAAFIDLKGYNILSVQQENLNLDVYFEQVVLAQDFADLKTYLFIIGFNPKTHEALVLFKTQVDIDSTNSYNMYLEDITGDYDFDIVVQGFLKEESVLYVFQKAVANDVSSYRPIFFDKVNGSIIINKYDRSSDYDNKKSRESYSISLEKYEKQGEDLMVSRMERYEYSQLQKKYYPLSASEKVRRMDNNVYKTLKNLTKDEVYKFLYGVWYDSSSHRSLGKSNLDDVLFLSFDRYFNEISIFKKNAQEIANIEYISKPAYNTLNISTKSIFSDLIVYNFWIKIIDNDNIEVKIDTGTNAYDQYGFSGVFKRFDDSILVEDNKVFLFIPNGNYVYKDIVYDFSYPNLTYIVEDNIYYGIFNVFSLNNNLILEYEISIDESKISEAFIIEYSERIVQKQKFSTIILNPIKILKDEVSLVKGQKLKLERLEKLG
- a CDS encoding lysophospholipid acyltransferase family protein, which codes for MKVLRSVVAYINVSFFFLIFTILFPVFLIFNIFKFESYFIRFSFVLVRFGIKTSLWFAGIKVVVTRDNDVCRKGSVVIVANHVAAMDPLLLVYVFMQPFVVIAKRSLFRIPFVNFVLISLGTIFVNRSSIKSSAIAQRKAMEVIKEGKAIGIFPEGTRNRGGETRNFKVGAMNLALRTNVPIRPVTLLNTHKFFVKHFILNSGLSIYIHVHSLIDVSELKNDEKENLPVIVRDIIVKKLEKMQIQYNVDGNLNEDK